A segment of the Populus nigra chromosome 12, ddPopNigr1.1, whole genome shotgun sequence genome:
CAGCATACCCTTAGTTAGACAGTAGCTCCAAGTCAGGATGCCCTATTGACCAGTGAGTCTTAGACGTTGACAGAGGAATATCCTTTCATTAACTAAGTCTCTGAGTCTTCTGCATGAGTCAAGGTGTTAGATTCCATAGAGATATagagttaattataaaatcatgaatCTATCTAGTCAAAGATTcagattttgaagaaaatttataCAAAGGTAACTTAGTTTTAAACTAGTCAGTCCTGGACGTTGACAGAGGACTAGGACTGCCTCATGCATACAACATTTCTGGCAAATAGACTGAGGACTAGGACTACCTCATGCAGACAACATTTCTGGCAAATAGATTAGGTTTTCTATGAAGCATTTCTTTCTGGATAACTGAATGGAAGTGTGCCATTTGCAAACAGAATTGTAGGCTTATTGCTTTCCAGAATTTCACCTATCAATcacaatctctctctctaatcATGCAACTGAGTCCTCAATTTATATCTTTCATTGTCTAGACAGTATAGATTGTTGTATGCTCCTGTTTAGCCCATTATATAAGTTATAACCCAACCCAACTAGggttattttcatcattttccaGTCAAAACAAGGACCACATTGCAAACTCAAGATTTTATCTGGGccacaaaatcaaaacccaaaaatccCCTTAAAACGGAAACTCCTCTTATACACGCGCACACACCTCAGACACAGAACACAGTCTCTCTGTCTCCCTCTCGCTACCCGTATATGCTGCACACTTTTCCATacctaaaacagaaaaaatccaCCAACTCTGTCCAACTTTCACTGCTTTTCAAAACCCAGATTTTCTGCTTGTCTCTTAATGTAAGTTCCTGCTTAATCTCGTCTTCTTGGTGCTTTATTACTGTACTTCTTTAGGGTTTTAGGTGTTATATCTTGCATCACTGTTGTTGGGTTATTTCGTTAATGCTTCGTTTTCAAGTCATTTAGGTTGCTTGGCTATGACCcttttattggtttttgttGATTAACGATCCTATgcaccttttctttcctttttttttttcttgctcaaAAAGGGTTCCTTTTCAGATTGAGGAATTAGGGTTCGCAGTTTTCTTGTTTATTATGGATGGTTTTGAAATAGTATATAGTGCTTGGTATTTGCCTGGGCGTGTTTTCCATATATCCTATAAGATAcgtgtttttgttttggttgttttttgtgTGTATGTTTGTATATTGATGAGGGGTTattgggtttgattttttttaagaattcatGGAATCTTGGCAGTGGAACTGTTATCtataataaagaaagaagaaactaGGCCTGTTTTCTTAAACTCAAATATGTAGGGGGCAGGGTAAGGTATATAGGCGAATGCTAGTGATAACAGCGGCGCCAGACTCCCATTAAACACATGCCTCTTGCATTTCAAGTGATTTCACCGCATTGATTGTCGCTGCAAggatataaaaaacttaaaaagaggattaatattaatattaaattaattaaaaaaaaactaaaggaggaggaggaggttgtaCTGTATCCTAGACTCACAACACTATTCATGGAATTGTGATCTGACAAATTTGTCCTTGGGCAGGATTCGAGGGTCTTTTTACCATGATTCAATGTAATTTCCAAATTATCTGTGGTAgataagttttttcaattttgtagaACATTTAAATCACTTAAATACCCtcggaccaaaaaaaaaaggatggctTAAGCCCAGGGGttcttatgtttttatttttattttttattaacgttaAATTACTTAATCACCTCAAAATTGATAAAACtatcttttagggttttttgtggtcttttcatcatgattttttttcttaatgtcaAGTTAACTCGGGGGCTTTTAACTTTGTTGACATGTGCCAGCATGTAGGCAGACCCCATGCTCTTTGAGCAACACATGCAGGGTAATCAGTTATCAAACCCCACCTTCCACGATGACGTTTAAAAGGTCTCGATGCTCCTTCCACGATGAGGGAGGTGTGTGCGCCAGTAATCCATAAAATTAGAGttctctttcaatttcaccttttctttattttttaaatttagttaataTTCTTTGGAtcgctatttattttgtttgagatttttttaaattgtttttttttttctcaatctcattctcgtgttttttttcctatcaaacttgatttctatttttttttattgttatctttttaccttgacaagttttttaaatttatattttttttcacgatttatccttcaacattaaattggttgagaattaagtttcttcattgaactcgggtttaaattttaaaggttgcgagttttagagattagacCAAGTTTAAGAGGTTTGTGtctagtttgtttgttttttttcttttgcttaagcttttttttttcatccttcaacatttattcaattagaaaatgagttctattatttttattcatttgctTTATGTAAAATTTTTCGCTGGTCTTGAAAATGACCCTGGTTATCTCAAGTCCTTTTCATATGTCAttctttgttgggtttttttagctaattctttaaattgataattttttttgattatgtTCTTCAATatctagaatattttttttaaacaatttgtaaaattataattccttttcaatttcatctcctttaatttattaattttttgaatttagttcatattcttttgattgctatttattttattttaaatatttttttttacaatttcattctttttaagtttttttatttcttgtcaaatttgatccctgttcttctttttttgctttaataaattttttaaattgatattgtttTCGTTTCTATTATTCGACATTAGATtagttgggaattgagtttcttaACTGAGTCCGAGTCTATGATTTCATGGGCTTTGGGTTTTAGGGATTAACTTAGGTTTGAGAGTTTAGCTagatttgcttcttttttttcctcattgttCTTtaagcttatattttttaagtttcatttttcaatatttatccAATTGGAGATTGAGTTccgttaattttatttatttgctttctttaggattattatttattttgaaaataacctGGGTTTTCTCAggtctttttattattgttatttgttggATTTACTTTGggtattcaatattaaattagttgagaattaaactttttgATTCAATCCAAGTCTAGTATATAATGGGTTGGGAGTTTGAGATCTTAGCCCGAGTTTAGAAGGTATGCTTAGTTTGTATGATTaatttttccccttcttttaaactgatttttttttaatttcatcattcatcatTTATATCATTAGTGATTagatttctgtttttctttatttgtctgCTATAGGTTGtcctgagtttttttatttcttgttttttattggatttattttgggaagttttctaaattgataattttttattcctgttttcatccttcaacattgtatcagttggtaatttttttttttggttccttCTTTCGAGGTTATGGTTTTTTGAGTTTAGgccttgtattttctttttatctgtCTATACTGGTCCCATCGCCTAGACTATAAAATTTGTGGGctggcttaatttttttagggttgtttttttttaaatttaatattttttatgctctgtccttcaacattaagttgtttGGATTTGAGTTGTGTGATGTTTGTAGGCCCGCCTTCTATTCAGTTGTCTCATTTACATGATCCAGATCACAGAGTTtggtttgcttggttttttatttttttttaattgacccttttttaaattttatttttcgacATTGGATTTGTTTGGAATTCAATTAcaagtcttttttatttgtttatcccAATCTCATAACACGATTTGCAAATTTGGCATGTTCGGTAAGGTTGAcctaggttgttttttttgtcttttcctttttacTTTTATTCTTCCACATTTGATTGGTTGAAATCTTAACTTCATTAGCTttttattttaccctttttttttgtaggttattgtgattttttttaaagttggtCCATGTAtcatcctttttgttttttttttcagttggtTCTATGCCTCGAGTTGCATtttcttaaaacttttttaaaacacgCTCGCTTCACTCGagcgtctttttttttaatgaaaaaaatgttcTAGACCGCGGCATAGTGTGGGCCCACAAActattatgtatatatataatttcatcatttgttcCTGTAAGTAGTAGTATTTGTGGCGTTGATGAGTGGCCCTTGTTCAGGTTGTATATGTGGCCCTTTAACTTAGTTGTTTTATGGAAGTCATTATAATTCTTGCCTTTTTCTTGACCTTCCATGCCCTGCAGTTGTATTATGGCTCCAGGTTGTGGAAAActttcccttctttttattAGATTCTTTTTGCACCATTTTGTTTATATTGGAAATTGAAGGCATGGGTGTTGAGAGTTTGTTGATTTAAGGATTCTTacacctttttctttcttctatatAATTTGGATAGTTGGGTTTATAAACTATGTTCTTGCTTTCTTACAGTGCATATCTCATGGCGGATGTTGATCAAGGCATTGGTGAGCATGAAGTGGATCACGCTGCAGTTCATGGTGTGGATCCTGCTGCTGACTGTGTTGATCATCCTGTAGACCATGGTTTGGACTCCACTGACCTTGGATTGGATCATGGCACTGATCATGCTGTAGATCATGGTGTGGATCACATCACAGGTCCTGGATTGGCAGTAGAGCATGATGACATGGATCACCCTACAGACCATCATGTGGATCCTTCTATAGACCATGATGTGGATCACCCTGTGAACCATGACATGGATAATGCTATAGATCAAGTGCCTGAAAATAATGAGGCTTCAAAGCAAGGACATGATGAGGATACAGTCTCTGGAGGTGGTGAGAAGAGGTGGCCTGGATGGCCTGGAGAGAGTGTGTTTCGGATGTTGGTTCCTGCTCAAAAAGTAGGCAGTATCATTGGCCGTAAAGGGGAGTTCATTAAAAAGATAGTCGAGGAGACAAGAGCACGCATTAAGATACTTGATGGTCCTCCAGGGACAGCAGAAAGAGCTGtaagtttttcttctcttttatttgcGCAACTAGGTTATCTGGAAAATATAGAAATAGGATGGTTGGAAATAATTTGTTGATGCAAAGTGTTTGATGGTTAGACCTCCGTTGATATTTCATTCATATATCAACTGAATCTATCATAGCatgctttaattttgtttttcttttcttttcatgttttccTTTCCCTCTTAAGAAATTGATAATTTGGAACATGGAAGCAATTTTCAGGCATTGCAGAATATTTTCTCAGGGTTAGCTGGTTGTGTTGTAATATTACAAGTTTGGCCATCTATCTATAACGCGTCTGATATTTTTAATAGGAATTTGGCGGTTGCTACTAAAACTTGTTTGTGAATGGATCACATGATCATCAATCTGTGCTTTGAGCTATATTAATTACAAAGGAAGCTTGTTTATGGAAGAGAGATTGATAAGGCAAGCTTAATTTTATGTGTTGACTTAAGCCCATAACAAAGAAGCTAGCTTTTCAAAgagattgataaatttttaagcTTATAAATTTCTCCTTAGCTGTAAATATAACTTCTATTAAGGAgttttctaattattaaaaCATAGAAGAAAATGGAACTGATAATTAAAACACACATTTCAAGTTGAGGTTGTAAAGCTTCTATGCATCATTtgtaaaccaaattaaaatctGTGCAAGTGGCACAGTTCTGATCTATAATTGTTTGGATATCTGATTCAACTGTTTCTCATCCAACCCTTTGTGTTCTTGCCACTGTGTAGTATTTTTCATGGcagtcatttgttttttatggatatCCAAGTTATGTATCTATCTGTACCTTGCAATGATATTAAGAGGGAGAGTTCTCGGAAATATCGCTTATTATTCTGTCACCCTTTAAAGCTACAACATTTGATTGGGaattaagaaatcaattttgaagAGAACCTAAGATATGATCATTTAACTTTGAATGAATCATTATTGTAAAAGTTTGCGTAgttgaaaagaagacaaaaaggaaGCCTCGTCAGAAGAAATCGAGAAGTATAACAGAAATACTTTTATTGCAATGACAAATGAATGTGTGCAGGTTCTGTCCGCAATTTTTTAAGCAATGTATCAACCATCATTAGGATCCCAAATTTGAAGAACCAAAGATCCAGATTGCTGGGATCAGCATTGAGCATTGCAAAGTGCTGAAAAGTTGATTTGAATATACAGACATATTACACGAACAACAGTTCCACGAAGCTCTGCAATCTTTCTGGTAACTTCAGAAACTGCATGGTTGATTTCTGCCGCAGCTTGTAAACACCACAAGGGAACGTGTTTTAATCAACATTAGAGGATGCAGAAGATGTTAACATCAAAGTGCTAATCTAACTTTGTCATAATATACTTCCACGATTAAACagtaaaagcaacaaaaaatttGGTCAACTTTAGTAAATAATACACTGAAACTTGTCAATCcatgattatgttttttatttttattggttaaaaaaattaagaatcaaatctaAGTGAAGTGTAAGAGTAACCCTTAGTTACATGTTAGGAGGAGAAAATGATCAAATGTTGCATTAGATTTGACATCATGGCAAACAGAGGAGCAGGTGGAGAATTTATAGTGCATGCGCTATTGAATTTTGACAACAAAATTGAGGACTCATTATTCCCTAGAGGAGGAGAATAGGGGAATAACAGGCAATGGTTGTGGTGAAACTCTAATATAGTTGTAAAATTTCATACAATGGGATGCCATATTGTTTGAAATGTTATTTAGAAAGAgttgtttcattgtttttattttttattttctcacttGTTGCTCCATCTCATTTCATTTTCCTCTTCCCTTGAGGTGTTCTTGGACTcgagtcataatttttttcattggtttGTTATACTAACTTTGTTATATAGGTAATGGTATCTGCCAAGGAGGAGCCTGATTCCTCTCTTCCTCCTGCTATGGATGGCCTACTGAGGGTTCACAAACGCATTATTGATGGTTTGGACAGTGATTTTTCTAACACTCCACCAACCAGTGGAGCTAAGGTTTCAACAAGGCTGCTAGTACCAGCCTCACAAGCTGGAAGTTTGATAGGAAAACAAGGAGGAACCGTTAAATCCATCCAAGAGGCATCGACTTGCATAGTTAGAGTTCTTGGTGCAGGTTTTCCCTTTCGCTTCTGAGTTTGAAATGattcaaaattcattttgttaTCTGTTTTCTTGAATTAAGCTATTGCTGTTTGTCATGGTGAAGCCATAATCAATGGCTGTCTTTTACAATTCATTccattttttagaaaatcatgTTTTGTCAATTATGCTTTACTGGATTCAAGTGCTGTTTTTTCTCATTGTGTTATAATTGCAACTAATTCAGTAATGGCAAATTAACCAAGTTCTTTGGAAATAGAAACTATCTGAAATATGTAGTTGTCATGCTCTAAACTTACAAATCAAGTTTCTGAGTAATGGAGGGGTGAACCAAGGCCATCATTAACTGAGTTCCTTgcatttcttcatcttctttactTACCTCTGTAATATGtgcctttattattttttgccaaTTTGTTATAATTTCTCAACCACACCATTACCGACAATGCCTCTAGCTCAGCTGTTCACCCCACCTCTGCCACCCACCATTGTATCAGTGTTGTTTATTTATAGTGGTATCATGATGATGTTAGTTTCAATACCTAATCAATGACCACCACATGCAGTTCTTTTTTCTGAGGTTCTGGATTGCGTAATTTATTATTGAGGTTCATGATTCCTTTGTAAGATCTGGAACATCTATCTGACCTAtctacctttcttttcttttaaggtcCCACCTTCTCTGCTAAAAAAAAGTGTGGCAAAATTATTTGAGGATACTCATTTAGTGGACCGTTTTGCCCTCACCCCTCTTCTGCCGTTTATTATGAAACTCATCTTAATAATTGATTATCTTAATGCCTCGTATGTTCATTTTGTTTTACAAGTCCTCATGCTTTGGATTCAGATACTTCTCTCAACTTATTTCTGAATTTTATCTGCATGTCtaatctctctatttttttttctatcaaactGCTGCAGAAGACCTTCCAGTTTTTGCTCTTCAAGATGATAGGGTTGTTGAAGTATTGGGGGAAGCAGCTGGAGTGCACAAAGCAGTGGAGTTAATTGCATCTCATCTCAGGAAGTTTTTAGTTGACCGAAGTATAATTCCGTTATTTGAAATGCAAGTAAGCTGCTCTTCATTAAGATTGGAATGACTTTACCTATTATGGCATGACTGGTCTGATGAAATtctgatttatataatttacaaGATGCAAATGTCGAATCCTTCAATGGAGCAGATGCCACCACATCAATCATGGGGTCCACCTCAACCCCTTCCTCCAAATCATGGTGGAGGACCTGGTTATGGACAAAATCCCCAATATATGCCACCTCCGCGACAGCTTGACAATTACTACCCTCCTGCTGACATGCCACCTCTAATGGAAAAACAACCTCACCAGGGTATATCTGCATATGGAAGAGAAGCTCCCATGGGTAGCCATGCTTCATCAAATGCCCAAGCTGCACCATCAATGATCACACAGGttcttttattctctttgttttccttCCCCCTCATCCATCTCATTGAAGGAAATTCGAGATGCTATTAGCACCTTTATGTTGGAGAATGAGATGGGATGTGGGATGACATGCCGATAACaccacaccccccccccccccaaccacCACCCACCCCCCTGGATGTTCTATGTAAACATTTGATtcgattttcttttcctttttcacaATTTCTTGAGGTTGGCA
Coding sequences within it:
- the LOC133669911 gene encoding flowering locus K homology domain-like isoform X2 — translated: MADVDQGIGEHEVDHAAVHGVDPAADCVDHPVDHGLDSTDLGLDHGTDHAVDHGVDHITGPGLAVEHDDMDHPTDHHVDPSIDHDVDHPVNHDMDNAIDQVPENNEASKQGHDEDTVSGGGEKRWPGWPGESVFRMLVPAQKVGSIIGRKGEFIKKIVEETRARIKILDGPPGTAERAVMVSAKEEPDSSLPPAMDGLLRVHKRIIDGLDSDFSNTPPTSGAKVSTRLLVPASQAGSLIGKQGGTVKSIQEASTCIVRVLGADLPVFALQDDRVVEVLGEAAGVHKAVELIASHLRKFLVDRSIIPLFEMQMQMSNPSMEQMPPHQSWGPPQPLPPNHGGGPGYGQNPQYMPPPRQLDNYYPPADMPPLMEKQPHQGISAYGREAPMGSHASSNAQAAPSMITQITQQMQIPLSYADAVIGTAGASISYIRRASGATVTIQETRGVPGAMTVEISGTASQVQTAQQLIQNFMAEAGAPAQPQTGGAADQGYNPYSHSSVYASPPSNPEHTGHAGGYGSMYGANYGY
- the LOC133669911 gene encoding flowering locus K homology domain-like isoform X1, with product MADVDQGIGEHEVDHAAVHGVDPAADCVDHPVDHGLDSTDLGLDHGTDHAVDHGVDHITGPGLAVEHDDMDHPTDHHVDPSIDHDVDHPVNHDMDNAIDQVPENNEASKQGHDEDTVSGGGEKRWPGWPGESVFRMLVPAQKVGSIIGRKGEFIKKIVEETRARIKILDGPPGTAERAVMVSAKEEPDSSLPPAMDGLLRVHKRIIDGLDSDFSNTPPTSGAKVSTRLLVPASQAGSLIGKQGGTVKSIQEASTCIVRVLGAEDLPVFALQDDRVVEVLGEAAGVHKAVELIASHLRKFLVDRSIIPLFEMQMQMSNPSMEQMPPHQSWGPPQPLPPNHGGGPGYGQNPQYMPPPRQLDNYYPPADMPPLMEKQPHQGISAYGREAPMGSHASSNAQAAPSMITQITQQMQIPLSYADAVIGTAGASISYIRRASGATVTIQETRGVPGAMTVEISGTASQVQTAQQLIQNFMAEAGAPAQPQTGGAADQGYNPYSHSSVYASPPSNPEHTGHAGGYGSMYGANYGY